Sequence from the Equus quagga isolate Etosha38 chromosome 15, UCLA_HA_Equagga_1.0, whole genome shotgun sequence genome:
CGCAGGACAACTGGAGAACGGGCACTTGAGGCCACAGGAACACCACTCAGAGCAATGTGCAGCTAGCTGAGGAGCGGACTCCCTGGAGGCAGAGGCACTCCTGGGGCACTGCCAGGGTGTAGCCCTGTAGAGGCCTCCTCAGGGCACAAGCACACTGGCCTCGAGTCCGGCCAGAAGGTGGGGTGAAGGGGGGCTGCTGGGCCACAGAGCAGGACCTGCCCAGTAAGCTGTGGCCTCTTACTCAGAGAAACACACTCCAGAGGGGGCGAGGCCAGGGTGCCCCCACCAGGCCTTGCCTTCGAGTGGTGACCCCTTCAGAAGATTCCAGCCAACACCAGGGGAGGCAGTAGTAGCAGTCCCAGGAGAGGGACCCAGACACGACCACCGCCCGAGTTCAGCCCTGACTTGATGCCAGGCTTTCCAGGGCCCTCTGCACCTGTGGGAAAGGAGAGGCTTTGCCTTAGCCTGGAGACAGCTCTGCCtgacctcccacccaccccaccagGCATGCAGGTGGCAGCCCAGCAGCCAGGGAGGAAGCTCCTACTCAGAAGGTGCATGCCCCGCCATGCCCATACCATCTATGCCAGGGGCAGGGAGCTGACATTCTGGAGTCAGGAGGGAAGGTAGGGCAGACGCTACAGGCCTTACCTGGCAAGGACGACTGCAGGACCAGGGTACGCCCACCTGTGGCATTAGCGGTGGCAGAGGTATTGGGGGAGTTGGGCAGGGACTTGGAGGAGGTGTGCCCCATGTGGTCCAGTGTGGCCTGCAGCTCACCTGGCTCATCCTGGACTGGAATAACTGAGGCCGAGACCTCAGTGGAAGGAGGTAACTTGGCCTCAGCCTCGCCCTCCTCCAGGGAGTAGGGTAGTGGCTCCTGTGTCCCTGTTAGGGACACCTTAGGGTGCAGagaactctctgggcttctggaGGGCATTCTTGTCCTGCTGGCCTCTCTGTCTGCTGATTTGGGGGTGGGATCATGGGTTGATTTGGGGAAGGTGGCTGGCCCCTCATCCAAGGAGAGCTGGCTGTGAGTTGCCAAAACGGAAGGGACCTCAGTTGCCAGGGAAGATGGGGCCTCAGTTACCAGGTAAGGCAAATCCTGAGCCTCTTCAGGGCCTCTAATGGGTTCTGATAAGAGAGATAAGGCCTCTCATTAGTGCTGCAAGCAGGACCTCACATCCCTCAGCCCACAGGCATCAAGGTGAGGCCACCAAATGTCCTACGAAGACACACATACGCACACCTCTCCAGCGAATATGTCCCTCATTgctaataaatgttatttcttgtGATTGACACAGTTACTCCTCCATCCaagtcttcctctctctgcactCTCACTTCCACTTTTCGGGGATTTCTCCAGCTGGAGTCCTGTTCCTAACACGCCTACCGCgtggcaggcccagtggtgcGAGTCCCTCTGGCAACGCCCACCAAgaggcccctcccaccccaggccctctCCACCTGGCCACGCCCACCTCGCCCGGCGCTCGGAAACCGCCGGACTCTCCTCTACCTTCGGCTTGGA
This genomic interval carries:
- the PI16 gene encoding peptidase inhibitor 16 isoform X1, with protein sequence MHSSHSLLALLLPLLLLLVAIIGPAGALSDDEKHVMVKLHNLYRAQVSPPAADMLQMRWDEELAAFAKAYAQQCIWGHNKERGRRGENLFAITDEAMDVPLAVEQWYQEHDHYNLSAGTCDPGQMCGHYTQVVWAKTERIGCGSHFCEKLQGVEETNIQLLVCNYEPPGNVKRQRPYQEGTPCSQCPSGYHCEISLCEPIRGPEEAQDLPYLVTEAPSSLATEVPSVLATHSQLSLDEGPATFPKSTHDPTPKSADREASRTRMPSRSPESSLHPKVSLTGTQEPLPYSLEEGEAEAKLPPSTEVSASVIPVQDEPGELQATLDHMGHTSSKSLPNSPNTSATANATGGRTLVLQSSLPGAEGPGKPGIKSGLNSGGGRVWVPLLGLLLLPPLVLAGIF